Below is a window of Clostridium sp. JN-1 DNA.
CCTAATAAATTTTATATATGTTTTTATAAAAGTTTTATTGTAAGTATTAACACATAGAGTTATGTAGTTATAGTAATAAAATTTGTACAAATGATTTAACTTAAATAATATTGAAAGTCATTATCAGTGTTATTTTTTAGCAGCACATACTATAAAATTAAATAATAGATAGTGTTGATAATGATTTTCAATGTCATTATAGCACATAAAAAAAACAATGTAAATAATATTTTTGGAAAAGTCTGTAGCAGTTTAGATCTGAAAAAATATAATAAAAATGCTTTAATATTTAAGTAATTTGTATTGAATTTAGACTAAATCAATTTAAAATTAGGAAATAGACCAGCTAGTAAAAGTCAATAAGTTTTTATAAAAAATATTATCAATAAAAATAGGCATCACCAAAAGTCCATTAAAAAACACGAACAATTAAAATTGACTCCTAATTATTTTAGCCGTTAGGTGCTAGTATAGCAACTACTGAGAAGTCTGTTGATACATCAATATCTACTAATTTGGTTTCCTGTTAAGGGAAAATAGAAAACTAAGTTAGATTAGAAACGCACCCTATCGGGTAAAGATTTTACGAATAATAAAAAAGAAGTGAGTTGTAATGTTTATTAGAAATATAGATAGTTTTCTATTGAATGCTATGACTACATTATAAAAGTGTTTTATAATTTTCTTTATAAGGTTATACTGACATGATCCCCATCTTTTGATTGAACGTCTACAATTTTTAAACCCTTGTATTCCTTTAAAATATTAATACAACTTGAAAGCTTTTCTAACATATTTATATTTACATATTTTTTATCCTTTTCAGGAATGTACCTTTGCACAAATGAAGCTTTTGCAATTGAAAGTCCCAATTTTAAAAATACATTTGGCATTGGTATTATAAATCGCATTTTTCCTGATTTAATGTATATCCTCATAAGTTATTTTCTCCTCTATTCAATACTAACTTCTACTATGTCACCATTTGCACTTTTTACATCTGCTATTTTTCCTGAAAGTCCATTATCTATTGCCTCTGAAATAAGATTTAAATCTACACTTTCCATTCCTTTTATATTGTCTGGTATAGGAAGTTTTCCTATAGTTTTAAGCACAGTTTTTATAAATTTAATAGGAAGATTAACATTTACGGTATCACCATCTTTTGAATTAACCCTTATTTTAAGCATTTTATTTATGATATCAGTATCATCTGATATATTATTCAAAGGTTCAATCGATGTATTCTTGCTGTCGAGTGCTTCTATGAGTTCTTTAGCTTTATCAGAAGTTATTTTACCTTCTTCCACCATTTTTAATATTTTTAACATTTCTTCACTCATTTTAAAACTCTCCTTTAAATTAATATTTACTCCTTTAACATTTTAATTGCTTGGTCGGAGGTTATTTCTCCTTTATCGAGCATATCAACTATTTTCTTTTTATCTACTGATGGTGTTTTTTCTACGTTGTACCCAAGAGCAGTTATGACTTCATCCAATTTAGCTCTTACAGTAGGATAGGATATTCCAAGTTCTTTTTCTACGTCTTTTATATTTCCTCTGTTTTTTAAAAACACTTCTATAAATTTCAATTGACCGTCTGTAAGATATTCAAACTTTGACATTTCAAAATCATTTTCAATTACAGTACCGCATTTATGACATTTTAATTTTGAAATAAAAAGTTTGGATGAACAAACAGGACATTTATTAATAACCTTATATGCCAAGTTATCACTCCTTCCTTTGTATGATTATAATATACTACTCAAAATTAAAAAAATCAATATTAAAATTAAGTATTTTAATATTGACCTTTAAATATATTGGCTTTATTAACTTTTAAATTTATAATTTTAAGTTTGAAATTAATATATTAATATTTTATAAGTGTAAATGAAAAAAGCCAATGCTTAATTCAGCATTGACTTTGAACTTACTTCTTATATCCAAAATACCGGTACTTTAATTTTGACACCTATCTCTCGATAGGGGGGTGTTCTCACAAATGTATCTATTGCCTTCAATGCCTAAAAGGACTCACAAGAAAGTATATATCCTCACCTAAATATTGAACTCCCAATGTTTAAATGTAGGTTCAAAATAAAAGCTTAGCGAATATTTCAGATTACGTAATTATAATAACACATTGAAATTATCATTGCAAGAGGATAATTTGTAATAGAAAGTAATGATAAGTAGGAATCATCATTTTGATGGTTCCTATTCTTTAGCATCTACAATTTTTCCTTTATATACTGATTTGTGAAGTATTTTTATTTTGAACTTTTTCTCATATTGTTTGATAAGAGAAACTTCTCTAGGAGAAACGATGGATATAGCAGTACCATGATTGCTGCCGCGTCCACAGCGCCCGACTCTATGTAGATAACTAATGGATTGTTCTGGAATATCAAGGTTAAAAACATGGGTTATGCCTTTTATATCAAGGCCTCTTGAGGCAATATCAGAAGCAACTAAAAGTTGAAGTTTGCCAAGTCTAAAATCCTGCAGTGCCTTTTTTCTATCTTCTTTTATATTTGTACCATGAAGGCTTTCTACTTTAATCTTATGATATTTCAATTTTGAAGTTGTAATATTTATATCATCACTTTTGTTTATAAAAACTATAGATTTATCTGGATTAATTGCATGAACTAGTTTCCTTAAAATTTCTATTTTGTCTCTTTGCTCACAAGTGAAATAATAATGATTTATATTTGGATTTACTTCTATTTTACTATCTATACGTATTATGTGAGGATTTTTCATAATATCTTTTGCAGTAGAAAGAGTTTTTAAAGACATAGTTGCGGAAAACAGCATGAGTTGTCTATCTCTTAATGTAGTTTTAATTATATCTTTTACTACTTTAACATTGTTAACATCGAGAAGTTTATCGGCTTCGTCTATTACAATTGTTTTTATGGTATGAGCAGATATTTTCTTCCTTTTAATTAACTCTAAGGTTCTTCCAGGGGTTCCAACTATGATGTGGGGCTTTTCTCTTAACTTTTCAATTTGCCTATTTATATTTGTATCGCCAATTACTGCAGCAGATCTAACTTTTACTCCTGAAGCTTCTGATAGAGAAGTTATAGTTCTATACACTTGCATAACTAGTTCGTGAGTCGGAGCAAGAATAATAACTTGCATTTCTCGTTTTTCTGTATCTGTTCTTTGAAAAGAAGGAAGTAAGTATGCAAGTGTTTTTCCACTCCCAGTTTTAGATTGACCTATAATATCATTATTCATAAGTGCTAGTGGTACAACTTTTTCTTGTATTTCTGTTGGGATTTTAATGCCTAATTTTTTTAAGCCTTCTACAATAGAAGTACTTAAACCAATTTCTTCAAATAAATTATCCATTTTTGCCTCCTAAGATTACTATAAAGACTACAATACTATATTTTGTAGTATTCCACAATAGCAAAATTCAATTGCTTTGACAGTATAAACTATAAAAATTATTTTTTAAGTGAAATATCTCATCTTTCATGATAAGATTTGTATGTTGGACAAAATTCAGTTGCGGATTTGGAAGGGTGGGAATTATAAAATGGAAAGTTTAATATACAGTTTAAATGCAACTGTGCCAGTATTTTTAGTCATTGTAGTAGGATACGTATTGAAACAAATAGGAATGTTAAATGATAATTTTATAGAAGTAGCCAATAAGTTTAATTTTAAAGTTACTTTACCAATATTATTATTAACTGATATAGGGTCTACTAACATAATTAAAAATTTTGATGCAAAGTATATATTGTTTTGTGCAGTAGTTACATCGATTTGTTTTTGGTCAATTTGGTTTTTTACTAAAAAATTCATGAAGGATCCTTCTATGACAGGAGCTTTTGTCCAAGCATCTTTTCGTGGAAGTGCAGCTGTACTAGGAATTGCATTTGTGCAAAATATTTATGGAAATGCTGGTATGGCACCTATGATGATTATAGGTGCTGTTCCACTTTATAATATATATTCTGTTATTGTACTTACTTTTGAAGGTGAAAATAGTAAAGAAGGAAATGACAATATAAAAAAAGCATGTATTAATATCATGAAAAATCCTATAATTATTGGAATCTTATTAGGCATGATAATATCTTTATTAAATATCCATTTTCCTCAAATGATTGATAAAACACTCAAAAATTTTGCAGTTATGGCTTCTCCACTAGCACTTGTTACTATTGGAGCTAGTTTTGAAGGAAGAAAAGCTCTTGTAAAAATAAAACTAACATTAGCAGCTTCTTTTATAAAATTAGTGGCTCAAGCTGCCATATTTTTGCCGCTGGCAGTATATTTTGGGTTTAGAGATCAAAAACTTGTCGCATTAATTATTATGCTTGGGTCTCCAACTACAGCAAGCTGCTACATAATGGCGAAGAATATGAATAACGATGGTGTCCTAACCTCAAGTATTATTGTAGTAACTACATTGCTATCAGCTTTTACTTTGACATTTTTTATCTTTATATTAAAGAGTTTTAACTTTATTATGTAAATCAGCTATAAAGAGTCAATAAATTAATAAATAATATTGTTTAATTTTTGCATGATTTGCGGTATTATGTAGAATATAAGATGTTACTATGAAAGAGGTGGTAATTTGAAAAAATCAATGAAACTTTGGGATATTGTCTTTATGAATGTTACTGCAGTTATTGGACTTAGGTGGTTACCTATAGCAGCGGGATATGGAGCATCATCTATTACTTTATGGATACTTGCTGCAATGTTCTTCTTTATCCCTGTTAGTTTAATAGCTTCAGAACTTGCAACAACATGGCCAGATGAAGGAGGATTTTATGTATGGGTTAAAAATACATATGGTGAAAAACCGGCATTTATAACCTCATGGTTTTATTGGACGACGAACTTATTTTATTATCCATCATTATTAACCTTTATAGCAGTCGTTATTGCATTCTTAATAGATCCAAAACTCTCAAACAATAAATTATATGTATGCAGTGTAATATTAGTTGTTTTCTGGGTTGTA
It encodes the following:
- a CDS encoding DUF2089 domain-containing protein is translated as MAYKVINKCPVCSSKLFISKLKCHKCGTVIENDFEMSKFEYLTDGQLKFIEVFLKNRGNIKDVEKELGISYPTVRAKLDEVITALGYNVEKTPSVDKKKIVDMLDKGEITSDQAIKMLKE
- a CDS encoding DEAD/DEAH box helicase; this translates as MDNLFEEIGLSTSIVEGLKKLGIKIPTEIQEKVVPLALMNNDIIGQSKTGSGKTLAYLLPSFQRTDTEKREMQVIILAPTHELVMQVYRTITSLSEASGVKVRSAAVIGDTNINRQIEKLREKPHIIVGTPGRTLELIKRKKISAHTIKTIVIDEADKLLDVNNVKVVKDIIKTTLRDRQLMLFSATMSLKTLSTAKDIMKNPHIIRIDSKIEVNPNINHYYFTCEQRDKIEILRKLVHAINPDKSIVFINKSDDINITTSKLKYHKIKVESLHGTNIKEDRKKALQDFRLGKLQLLVASDIASRGLDIKGITHVFNLDIPEQSISYLHRVGRCGRGSNHGTAISIVSPREVSLIKQYEKKFKIKILHKSVYKGKIVDAKE
- a CDS encoding AEC family transporter — protein: MESLIYSLNATVPVFLVIVVGYVLKQIGMLNDNFIEVANKFNFKVTLPILLLTDIGSTNIIKNFDAKYILFCAVVTSICFWSIWFFTKKFMKDPSMTGAFVQASFRGSAAVLGIAFVQNIYGNAGMAPMMIIGAVPLYNIYSVIVLTFEGENSKEGNDNIKKACINIMKNPIIIGILLGMIISLLNIHFPQMIDKTLKNFAVMASPLALVTIGASFEGRKALVKIKLTLAASFIKLVAQAAIFLPLAVYFGFRDQKLVALIIMLGSPTTASCYIMAKNMNNDGVLTSSIIVVTTLLSAFTLTFFIFILKSFNFIM